In a single window of the Pithys albifrons albifrons isolate INPA30051 chromosome 19, PitAlb_v1, whole genome shotgun sequence genome:
- the EPN3 gene encoding epsin-3 isoform X3 codes for MTTSALRRQVKNIVHNYSEAEIKVREATSNDPWGPPSSLMSEIADLTFNTVAFAEVMGMIWRRLNDSGKNWRHVYKALTLLDYLIKTGSEKVTHQCRENLYTIQTLKDFQYVDRDGKDQGINIREKVKQVMALLKDEERLKQERAHALQTKERMALEGMGSGSHQVAYGRRASPYGEDYGRARGSPSSFNSSSSSPRFASDLEQARPQTTGEEELQLQLALAMSREEAEKKPLPISSTDEERQLQLALALSKEEHEKEVRTWQGENSLQQRAVEETAQGREEEQEEDKMKKSQSSILELADIFGPAPAPSSHTSADPWDIPDMKPKVESVASAWAGAADPWVPVPDTSGEPLSQASTSAQQTSAGPWDFTPNTTAASDPWGKAPVSSGFPPADPWGTASPPAPQGSSSTPAPDPWAAVPEQPPNAEPDPFGDLFPSTRQDGAKSFDLTNLADSLPESGKERKDCKTPEAFLGPAASSLVNLDSLVAPTPASKTRNPFLSGLSTPSPTNPFSLSEQPKPTLNQMRTSSPVPGLPAGHPANSMTYSASLPMPLSSVPAATAALPASASAFPQAGTFPELPGTLPQPLLPLSGPPAPPSAPGGLNPFL; via the exons CCGGCAGGTGAAGAACATCGTGCACAACTACTCAGAGGCAGAGATCAAGGTGCGGGAGGCCACCTCCAATGATCCCTGGGgaccccccagctccctgatGTCAGAGATCGCCGACCTCACCTTCAACACGGTTGCCTTTGCCGAGGTCATGGGCATGATCTGGCGGCGGCTGAATGACAGCGGCAAGAACTGGCGTCACGTCTACAAAGCCCTCACCCTCCTGGACTACCTCATCAAAACTGGCTCTGAGAAGGTGACCCACCAGTGCCGGGAGAACCTCTACACCATCCAGACGCTGAAGGACTTCCAGTATGTGGACCGCGATGGCAAGGACCAAGGCATCAACATACGGGAGAAGGTGAAGCAGGTGATGGCGCTGCTGAAGGATGAAGAGCGGCTGAAGCAGGAGCGGGCGCATGCACTGCAGACCAAGGAGCGCATGGCCCTGGAGGGCATGGGCAGCGGAAGCCACCAGGTCGCCTACGGCCGCCGGGCATCACCCTACGGCGAGGACTACGGCCGGGCACGGggctccccctcctccttcaACT CATCATCTTCATCCCCACGTTTTGCCTCTGACCTGGAGCAAGCACGGCCCCAGACAACGGGcgaggaggagctgcagctgcagctggcgCTGGCCATGAGTcgggaggaggcagagaag AAGCCACTTCCAATTTCCAGTACAGATGAAGAAAGGCAATTGCAGCTCGCGCTCGCGCTGAGCAAAGAGGAGCATGAGAAG GAGGTGAGGACTTGGCAAGGGGAGAACTCCCTGCAGCAGAGAGCCGTGGAGgagactgcccagggcagagaggaagagcaggaagaaGATAAGATGAAGAAAAGCCAG TCCTCTATCCTGGAGTTGGCAGATATATTTGGGCCGGCACCAGCACCCTCCAGCCACACATCTGCTGACCCATGGGATATACCAG ATATGAAACCCAAAGTGGAATCGGTGGCCTCTGCCTGGGCCGGTGCAGCAGACCCCTGGGTACCGGTCCCAGACACCAGTGGGGAGCCCCTCTCCCAGGCAAGCACCTCAGCCCAGCAAACCTCTGCCGGCCCCTGGGATTTTACCCCCAACACCACTGCAGCCTCCGACCCTTGGGGGAAGGCGCCTGTGTCTTCTGGCTTCCCTCCTgcagacccctgggggacagcatcacccccagcccctcagggcTCCAGTTCTACGCCAGCTCCTGACCCTTGGGCTGCTGTGCCCGAGCAACCTCCGAACGCTG agCCGGACCCCTTTGGCGACCTGTTccccagcaccaggcaggaTGGGGCAAAGAGCTTCGACCTCACCAACCTGGCTGACTCCCTGCCCGAATCTGGCAAGGAGCGGAAGGACTGTAAAACCCCCGAGGCTTTCCTcggccccgccgcctcctcccTGGTCAACCTGGACTCCCTGGTCGCACCTACACCGGCTTCCAAGACCCGCAACCCCTTTCTCTCCG GTCTGAGCACACCATCCCCAACCAACCCCTTcagcctctctgagcagcccaagCCGACGCTGAACCAGATGCGGACCAGCTCGCCGGTGCCCGGGCTGCCCGCCGGCCACCCCGCCAACTCCATGACCTACAGCGCGTCCCTGCCGATGCCCCTCAGCAGCGTccccgccgccaccgccgcccTCCCCGCCTCCGCCAGTGCCTTCCCgcaggctggcacctttcctgaACTCCCCGGCACTTTGCCGCAGCCTTTACTGCCGCTGAGcggccccccggccccgccgtcCGCGCCCGGGGGGCTCAACCCCTTCCTCTGA
- the EPN3 gene encoding epsin-3 isoform X2, whose product MTTSALRRQVKNIVHNYSEAEIKVREATSNDPWGPPSSLMSEIADLTFNTVAFAEVMGMIWRRLNDSGKNWRHVYKALTLLDYLIKTGSEKVTHQCRENLYTIQTLKDFQYVDRDGKDQGINIREKVKQVMALLKDEERLKQERAHALQTKERMALEGMGSGSHQVAYGRRASPYGEDYGRARGSPSSFNSSSSSPRFASDLEQARPQTTGEEELQLQLALAMSREEAEKEVRTWQGENSLQQRAVEETAQGREEEQEEDKMKKSQSSILELADIFGPAPAPSSHTSADPWDIPDMKPKVESVASAWAGAADPWVPVPDTSGEPLSQASTSAQQTSAGPWDFTPNTTAASDPWGKAPVSSGFPPADPWGTASPPAPQGSSSTPAPDPWAAVPEQPPNAAPGGNAFDPFAKPPEPPEQEPSQPPSSAKSSSPVEPDPFGDLFPSTRQDGAKSFDLTNLADSLPESGKERKDCKTPEAFLGPAASSLVNLDSLVAPTPASKTRNPFLSGLSTPSPTNPFSLSEQPKPTLNQMRTSSPVPGLPAGHPANSMTYSASLPMPLSSVPAATAALPASASAFPQAGTFPELPGTLPQPLLPLSGPPAPPSAPGGLNPFL is encoded by the exons CCGGCAGGTGAAGAACATCGTGCACAACTACTCAGAGGCAGAGATCAAGGTGCGGGAGGCCACCTCCAATGATCCCTGGGgaccccccagctccctgatGTCAGAGATCGCCGACCTCACCTTCAACACGGTTGCCTTTGCCGAGGTCATGGGCATGATCTGGCGGCGGCTGAATGACAGCGGCAAGAACTGGCGTCACGTCTACAAAGCCCTCACCCTCCTGGACTACCTCATCAAAACTGGCTCTGAGAAGGTGACCCACCAGTGCCGGGAGAACCTCTACACCATCCAGACGCTGAAGGACTTCCAGTATGTGGACCGCGATGGCAAGGACCAAGGCATCAACATACGGGAGAAGGTGAAGCAGGTGATGGCGCTGCTGAAGGATGAAGAGCGGCTGAAGCAGGAGCGGGCGCATGCACTGCAGACCAAGGAGCGCATGGCCCTGGAGGGCATGGGCAGCGGAAGCCACCAGGTCGCCTACGGCCGCCGGGCATCACCCTACGGCGAGGACTACGGCCGGGCACGGggctccccctcctccttcaACT CATCATCTTCATCCCCACGTTTTGCCTCTGACCTGGAGCAAGCACGGCCCCAGACAACGGGcgaggaggagctgcagctgcagctggcgCTGGCCATGAGTcgggaggaggcagagaag GAGGTGAGGACTTGGCAAGGGGAGAACTCCCTGCAGCAGAGAGCCGTGGAGgagactgcccagggcagagaggaagagcaggaagaaGATAAGATGAAGAAAAGCCAG TCCTCTATCCTGGAGTTGGCAGATATATTTGGGCCGGCACCAGCACCCTCCAGCCACACATCTGCTGACCCATGGGATATACCAG ATATGAAACCCAAAGTGGAATCGGTGGCCTCTGCCTGGGCCGGTGCAGCAGACCCCTGGGTACCGGTCCCAGACACCAGTGGGGAGCCCCTCTCCCAGGCAAGCACCTCAGCCCAGCAAACCTCTGCCGGCCCCTGGGATTTTACCCCCAACACCACTGCAGCCTCCGACCCTTGGGGGAAGGCGCCTGTGTCTTCTGGCTTCCCTCCTgcagacccctgggggacagcatcacccccagcccctcagggcTCCAGTTCTACGCCAGCTCCTGACCCTTGGGCTGCTGTGCCCGAGCAACCTCCGAACGCTG CTCCAGGGGGGAACGCTTTCGACCCGTTTGCAAAGCCACCTGAGCCACCGGAGCAGGAGCCCTCGCAGCCACCCTCCTCGGCCAAGTCCAGCAGCCCCGTGG agCCGGACCCCTTTGGCGACCTGTTccccagcaccaggcaggaTGGGGCAAAGAGCTTCGACCTCACCAACCTGGCTGACTCCCTGCCCGAATCTGGCAAGGAGCGGAAGGACTGTAAAACCCCCGAGGCTTTCCTcggccccgccgcctcctcccTGGTCAACCTGGACTCCCTGGTCGCACCTACACCGGCTTCCAAGACCCGCAACCCCTTTCTCTCCG GTCTGAGCACACCATCCCCAACCAACCCCTTcagcctctctgagcagcccaagCCGACGCTGAACCAGATGCGGACCAGCTCGCCGGTGCCCGGGCTGCCCGCCGGCCACCCCGCCAACTCCATGACCTACAGCGCGTCCCTGCCGATGCCCCTCAGCAGCGTccccgccgccaccgccgcccTCCCCGCCTCCGCCAGTGCCTTCCCgcaggctggcacctttcctgaACTCCCCGGCACTTTGCCGCAGCCTTTACTGCCGCTGAGcggccccccggccccgccgtcCGCGCCCGGGGGGCTCAACCCCTTCCTCTGA
- the SPATA20 gene encoding spermatogenesis-associated protein 20: MLAGPLRCARRCTFLTGLAAMATAGAPSTPRHTNRLINEKSPYLLQHAHNPVDWYPWGQEAFDKAKRENKVIFLSVGYSTCHWCHVMEEESFKSKEIGEIMNKHFVCIKVDREERPDVDKVYMTFVQATSGGGGWPMSVWLTPDLKPFAGGTYFPPEDGFQRIGFRTVLLRIAEQWKENKDALLESSNRILEALRQTSEIHVQGQESPPPSKEVMDTCFQQLSRSYDEDYGGFSKSPKFPTPVNLNFLFTYWAMHRTTPEGARALQMALHTLKMMAHGGIHDHIGQGFHRYSTDQHWHVPHFEKMLYDQGQLAAVYSRAFQISGDEFFADVARDILLYVSRDLSDQAGGFYSAEDADSYPTTTSGEKREGAFCVWAAEELRALLPDPVEGATEGTTLGDVFMHHYGVKETGNVDPMQDPHQELKGKNVLIAQCSPELTAAQFGLELGRLDSLLQECRHRLSTARAQRPRPHLDTKMLAAWNGLMISGFAQAGAALTEQEYVHRAAQAATFLRTHLFDPTSGRLLRSCYRGSDNSVEQSAMPIQGFLEDYVFVIQALFDLYEASLEQGWLEWALHLQHMQDKLFWDPKGFAYFSSEAGDPSLLLRLKGDQDGAEPTANSVTVTNLLRAAYYSGQMDWVEKAGQILAAFSERLQKIPIALPEMARATAIFHHTLKQVVICGDPQGEDTKEMLHCVRSVFSPNKVLMLADGDSTGFLYRQLPFLASLERKDGKATAYLCSNFTCSLPVTSVQELRGMLSS; encoded by the exons ATGTTGGCGGGGCCGCTGCGCTGCGCCCGCAG GTGCACGTTCCTGACCGGgctggcagccatggccacGGCAGGGGCACCCAGCACCCCTCGTCACACCAACCGCCTGATTAACGAGAAGTCCCCGTACCTCCTGCAGCATGCCCACAACCCTGTGGATTG GTACCCGTGGGGTCAGGAAGCCTTCGATaaagcaaagagagaaaacaaggtGATATTCCTGTCAG TCGGCTACTCCACCTGCCACTGGTGCCATGTGATGGAGGAGGAGTCCTTCAAGAGCAAGGAGATTGGGGAGATCATGAACAAGCACTTTGTGTGCATCAAAGTGGATCGTGAGGAACGGCCAGATGTGGACAAAGTGTACATGACCTTCgtgcag GCCACCAGTGGTGGAGGTGGTTGGCCCATGAGCGTCTGGCTGACCCCAGATCTCAAGCCCTTTGCTGGGGGGACATACTTCCCTCCTGAGGATGGATTTCAGCGCATTGGCTTTCGGACTGTGCTGCTCCGGATCGCAGAGCAG TGGAAGGAGAACAAAGATGCCCTGTTGGAGAGCAGCAATAGGATTCTGGAAGCATTGCGACAGACATCTGAGATCcatgtgcagggccaggagtcaCCCCCACCATCCAAAGAGGTGATGGACACctgtttccagcagctctccagaTCCTATGATGAGGACTATGGTGGCTTTTCCAAATCCCCCAAGTTCCCCACCCCAG TGAATTTGAATTTCCTGTTCACATACTGGGCCATGCACCGAACAACTCCAGAAGGTGCCCGGGCACTGCAGATGGCTCTGCATACCCTCAAGATGATGGCTCATGGGGGCATCCATGACCACATTGGTCAG GGGTTTCACCGCTACTCCACTGACCAGCACTGGCACGTCCCACATTTTGAGAAGATGCTGTATGACCAGGGGCAGCTGGCAGCTGTGTACAGCAGAGCATTTCAG ATCTCTGGTGATGAATTCTTTGCTGATGTTGCACGAGACATTCTGCTCTATGTGTCACGGGACCTGAGTGACCAG gcaggaggtTTTTATAGTGCAGAGGATGCAGATTCCTACCCAACCACCACATCTGGAGAGAAGCGAGAAGGAGCCTTCTGTGTGTGGGCGGCTGAGGAGCTTCGGGCTCTCCTCCCTGACCCTGTTGAGGGGGCCACAGAGGGCACAACCTTGGGAGATGTCTTCATGCACCACTATGGAGTGAAGGAGACTGGGAATGTGGACCCCATGCAG GACCCCCATCAGGAGCTGAAGGGCAAGAATGTCCTCATTGCCCAGTGCTCCCCAGAGCTGACAGCGGCCCAGTTTGGCCTGGAGCTGGGCCGGCTGGATTCCCTACTGCAGGAGTGCCGGCACAGGCTGTCCACAGCCCGTGCACAACGGCCACGGCCACACCTGGACACCAAGATGCTGGCAGCATGGAATG GGCTGATGATCTCGGGCTTTGCCCAGGCTGGGGCGGCCCTGACTGAGCAGGAGTATGTGCATAGAGCTGCACAGGCAGCCACCTTCCTGAGGACACACCTTTTCGACCCCACCAGTGGGAGGCTGCTGCGAAGCTGCTATCGGGGCAGCGACAACTCAGTGGAGCAGAG TGCCATGCCCATTCAGGGCTTCCTGGAGGATTATGTCTTCGTCATCCAAGCACTCTTTGACCTGTATGAAGCCTcactggagcagggctggctggagtGGGCCCTGCATCTCCAGCACATGCAAGATAAACTCTTCTGGGACCCCAAAGGCTTTGCGTATTTCTCCAGCGAGGCTGGtgatccctccctgctcctgcgTCTGAAGGGTG ACCAAGATGGAGCAGAGCCCACTGCCAACTCTGTCACTGTCACAAACCTGCTCCGAGCAGCTTATTACTCTGGCCAAATGGACTGGGTGGAGAAAGCTGGGCAGATCTTGGCTGCCTTCTCAGAGAGGCTGCAGAAGATCCCGATAGCCCTGCCAGAGATGGCCCGGGCCACTGCCATCTTCCATCACACTCTGAAACAG GTTGTTATCTGTGGGGACCCCCAAGGAGAAGACACCAAAGAAATGTTGCACTGCGTCCGCTCTGTCTTCAGCCCGAACAAG GTGTTGATGCTCGCAGATGGAGACAGCACTGGGTTCCTCTACCGCCAGTTGCCTTTCCTTGCATCCCTGGAGAGGAAGGACGGGAAAGCCACTGCCTATCTCTGCAGCAACTtcacctgctccctgcctgtcaCCTCCGTCCAGGAGCTGCGTGGGATGCTCAGCTCATGA
- the EPN3 gene encoding epsin-3 isoform X1: MTTSALRRQVKNIVHNYSEAEIKVREATSNDPWGPPSSLMSEIADLTFNTVAFAEVMGMIWRRLNDSGKNWRHVYKALTLLDYLIKTGSEKVTHQCRENLYTIQTLKDFQYVDRDGKDQGINIREKVKQVMALLKDEERLKQERAHALQTKERMALEGMGSGSHQVAYGRRASPYGEDYGRARGSPSSFNSSSSSPRFASDLEQARPQTTGEEELQLQLALAMSREEAEKKPLPISSTDEERQLQLALALSKEEHEKEVRTWQGENSLQQRAVEETAQGREEEQEEDKMKKSQSSILELADIFGPAPAPSSHTSADPWDIPDMKPKVESVASAWAGAADPWVPVPDTSGEPLSQASTSAQQTSAGPWDFTPNTTAASDPWGKAPVSSGFPPADPWGTASPPAPQGSSSTPAPDPWAAVPEQPPNAAPGGNAFDPFAKPPEPPEQEPSQPPSSAKSSSPVEPDPFGDLFPSTRQDGAKSFDLTNLADSLPESGKERKDCKTPEAFLGPAASSLVNLDSLVAPTPASKTRNPFLSGLSTPSPTNPFSLSEQPKPTLNQMRTSSPVPGLPAGHPANSMTYSASLPMPLSSVPAATAALPASASAFPQAGTFPELPGTLPQPLLPLSGPPAPPSAPGGLNPFL; this comes from the exons CCGGCAGGTGAAGAACATCGTGCACAACTACTCAGAGGCAGAGATCAAGGTGCGGGAGGCCACCTCCAATGATCCCTGGGgaccccccagctccctgatGTCAGAGATCGCCGACCTCACCTTCAACACGGTTGCCTTTGCCGAGGTCATGGGCATGATCTGGCGGCGGCTGAATGACAGCGGCAAGAACTGGCGTCACGTCTACAAAGCCCTCACCCTCCTGGACTACCTCATCAAAACTGGCTCTGAGAAGGTGACCCACCAGTGCCGGGAGAACCTCTACACCATCCAGACGCTGAAGGACTTCCAGTATGTGGACCGCGATGGCAAGGACCAAGGCATCAACATACGGGAGAAGGTGAAGCAGGTGATGGCGCTGCTGAAGGATGAAGAGCGGCTGAAGCAGGAGCGGGCGCATGCACTGCAGACCAAGGAGCGCATGGCCCTGGAGGGCATGGGCAGCGGAAGCCACCAGGTCGCCTACGGCCGCCGGGCATCACCCTACGGCGAGGACTACGGCCGGGCACGGggctccccctcctccttcaACT CATCATCTTCATCCCCACGTTTTGCCTCTGACCTGGAGCAAGCACGGCCCCAGACAACGGGcgaggaggagctgcagctgcagctggcgCTGGCCATGAGTcgggaggaggcagagaag AAGCCACTTCCAATTTCCAGTACAGATGAAGAAAGGCAATTGCAGCTCGCGCTCGCGCTGAGCAAAGAGGAGCATGAGAAG GAGGTGAGGACTTGGCAAGGGGAGAACTCCCTGCAGCAGAGAGCCGTGGAGgagactgcccagggcagagaggaagagcaggaagaaGATAAGATGAAGAAAAGCCAG TCCTCTATCCTGGAGTTGGCAGATATATTTGGGCCGGCACCAGCACCCTCCAGCCACACATCTGCTGACCCATGGGATATACCAG ATATGAAACCCAAAGTGGAATCGGTGGCCTCTGCCTGGGCCGGTGCAGCAGACCCCTGGGTACCGGTCCCAGACACCAGTGGGGAGCCCCTCTCCCAGGCAAGCACCTCAGCCCAGCAAACCTCTGCCGGCCCCTGGGATTTTACCCCCAACACCACTGCAGCCTCCGACCCTTGGGGGAAGGCGCCTGTGTCTTCTGGCTTCCCTCCTgcagacccctgggggacagcatcacccccagcccctcagggcTCCAGTTCTACGCCAGCTCCTGACCCTTGGGCTGCTGTGCCCGAGCAACCTCCGAACGCTG CTCCAGGGGGGAACGCTTTCGACCCGTTTGCAAAGCCACCTGAGCCACCGGAGCAGGAGCCCTCGCAGCCACCCTCCTCGGCCAAGTCCAGCAGCCCCGTGG agCCGGACCCCTTTGGCGACCTGTTccccagcaccaggcaggaTGGGGCAAAGAGCTTCGACCTCACCAACCTGGCTGACTCCCTGCCCGAATCTGGCAAGGAGCGGAAGGACTGTAAAACCCCCGAGGCTTTCCTcggccccgccgcctcctcccTGGTCAACCTGGACTCCCTGGTCGCACCTACACCGGCTTCCAAGACCCGCAACCCCTTTCTCTCCG GTCTGAGCACACCATCCCCAACCAACCCCTTcagcctctctgagcagcccaagCCGACGCTGAACCAGATGCGGACCAGCTCGCCGGTGCCCGGGCTGCCCGCCGGCCACCCCGCCAACTCCATGACCTACAGCGCGTCCCTGCCGATGCCCCTCAGCAGCGTccccgccgccaccgccgcccTCCCCGCCTCCGCCAGTGCCTTCCCgcaggctggcacctttcctgaACTCCCCGGCACTTTGCCGCAGCCTTTACTGCCGCTGAGcggccccccggccccgccgtcCGCGCCCGGGGGGCTCAACCCCTTCCTCTGA